In the genome of Henningerozyma blattae CBS 6284 chromosome 5, complete genome, one region contains:
- the RAD24 gene encoding Rad24p (similar to Saccharomyces cerevisiae RAD24 (YER173W); ancestral locus Anc_8.239), which translates to MGIKNQEFSSLSNPPVIQRNLSSLSSHINKWNTSRPTSPLKKEVKLTRKISKPKARRISINDEQASCSNNNSPFNERNENDMWFNIFKPSTLEDVCIHKKKANDIITALKGIMSGKEDIRILLLTGPSGCSKSTFIKEASKILIPQYRAHGITSLFSEESGEHLPSTYIEYSNDAVLNGISSIDSFYEFLKESKYRVGSNLSIILVEDFPNLFHITTRQNFQKVILEWLYSSELILPPLVICLTECEIEDTENNFRHSFGIETSWTAPTVLGNEILNHPKLKQIKCNPINMTLTKKQLNFLCNENKTLIMANNKWQQKDIIIKDISQSTGDIRSGIAALQFWATSSSDLPIITRKSPVSFFHAVGRIIHGSKNLTDDNEMINELDAESETLISSSTFKLGLLENYPHFNKSDFSIKTAYDVLDALSVGDCIKDDDKESLNYTLRKIRYSMNKQKINSNQHGKTSFPKEWKIRQLQNEMAVESSDLLNVSFFKYGQVRQTSDIYLDYAYYSPYICKLRQYKKKSLEYYLNTLPNNSPIRLETMRKNKDNLIVDDSIDIVERLGKEIKPLHLDSAEIEIDNSDINLKQQRPIDILRRKRDTKLQALRSMYEKNYSQEYEEIIPEEESYFENDPIVDPDDSSSNEDGLDNGFPESDDEDDDALYEYLSQRKPQNSQSQQQSIPTPSNNISFNESLSDSDLEGL; encoded by the coding sequence ATGggaataaaaaatcaagaGTTCTCTAGTTTGAGTAACCCACCGGTTATTCAACGGAACTTAAGTTCATTAAGCTCTCACATTAATAAATGGAACACGTCGAGACCTACTTCTCCTCTAAAAAAGGAAGTAAAATTGACTCGAAAAATATCTAAACCTAAAGCAAGACGCATATCTATCAATGATGAGCAAGCTAGTTGTAGCAATAATAACTCTCCATTCAATGAAAGAAATGAAAACGATATGtggtttaatatttttaaacctAGCACTCTTGAAGACGTTTGTATACATAAGAAAAAGgctaatgatattattaccGCATTAAAAGGTATTATGTCCGGTAAAGAAGATATCAGAATTTTACTTCTAACTGGTCCAAGCGGTTGCTCAAAGAGCACATTCATCAAGGAAGcatcaaaaattttaatccCTCAATACAGAGCCCATGGCATTACCAGTTTGTTCAGTGAAGAATCAGGTGAGCACCTACCATCAACCtatattgaatattctaATGATGCTGTTCTGAATGGGATTTCTTCGATAGATAGCTTCTATGAGTTTCTCaaagaatcaaaatatCGTGTAGGatctaatttatcaataattctAGTAGAAGACTTCCCTAATCTATTTCATATTACAACACGacaaaattttcaaaaagtTATATTAGAATGGTTGTATAGTTCAGAATTGATACTTCCACCATTGGTAATCTGCCTTACTGAGTGTGAGATCGAAGATACAGAAAACAATTTTCGACACAGTTTTGGTATTGAAACATCTTGGACAGCTCCAACAGTTCTTGGtaatgaaatattgaatCATCCAAAATTAAAGCAAATTAAATGCAATCCAATAAATATGACTTTAAcgaaaaaacaattaaattttttatgtaatgaaaataaaacccTCATTATGGCCAATAATAAATGGCAGCAAAAggatattataataaaagatatatcTCAATCAACTGGTGATATACGATCTGGCATTGCAGCTCTCCAGTTTTGGGCAACATCTTCAAGTGATTTACCCATTATTACAAGAAAAAGTCCAGTTTCATTTTTTCATGCTGTAGGTAGGATTATTCATGGCTCAAAAAACTTAACAGATGATAATGAGATgattaatgaattagatgCTGAATCTGAAACTCTCATTTCTAGTTCTACGTTTAAATTGGGtcttttagaaaattatcCACATTTCAATAAGTCAGATTTTAGTATAAAGACGGCATATGATGTCTTGGATGCTCTAAGTGTTGGGGATTGCattaaagatgatgataagGAATCTTTAAACTACacattaagaaaaataagataTTCTAtgaataaacaaaaaattaattctaatcAGCATGGGAAAACTAGTTTTCCAAAAGAATGGAAAATCCGACAACTTCAAAATGAAATGGCAGTTGAAAGCtcagatttattaaatgtttctttttttaagtaTGGGCAAGTAAGACAAACCAGCGATATATACTTAGATTATGCGTACTATTCACCCTACATATGCAAACTACGGCAATACAAAAAGAAATCTCTTGAATATTACCTTAATACGCTTCCCAATAATTCTCCGATAAGATTAGAAACCATGAGGAAGAATAAAGATAACCTCATCGTAGATGATAGCATTGATATAGTTGAACGTCTTGGCAAAGAGATTAAACCTTTGCACTTAGATTCTGCAGAAATCgaaattgataattcagatataaatttaaaacaacaaaGGCCAATCGATATACTACGAAGGAAACGAGATACTAAATTACAAGCATTGCGTAGCATGTAtgagaaaaattatagTCAAGAATATGAAGAGATAATACCTGAAGAAGAATCATATTTCGAAAATGATCCAATAGTTGATCCAGATGATTCATCTTCTAACGAAGATGGTCTCGATAATGGATTTCCTGAaagtgatgatgaagaCGATGACGCCTTGTACGAGTACTTATCTCAAAGGAAACCTCAAAATTCTCAATCTCAACAGCAGTCCATTCCTACTCCATCAAACAACATATCATTCAATGAATCATTATCGGATTCAGATCTTGAAGGTTTATGA
- the BRR2 gene encoding ATP-dependent RNA helicase BRR2 (similar to Saccharomyces cerevisiae BRR2 (YER172C); ancestral locus Anc_8.238), which produces MDEDARQKKDKVRELYRHDKMSNQVLQTDKRFHSNNSNAILDAEKSQPKSMAGRISIHEMGKDARLQESDDEKERIRENAARLEAKKSEVEQQKLEFSSHSTKNTLLNTDTSESLHYYPSTQANKQIYQDALTFIENNFGTDLPRDIIISILDTLIFSIKTDKESKPDKIERLKEEFQEALMLDIDNKNFQSLVEIVEDITDFGDNTSKSEREEQVLAVVDSDDELLENTAETNTLLNELEADNTHNNTSTKNHPIREPIIFESSNKDELISLADTSPLKVKIYSVDEYYLERKLKTMLPDLNYNQLKDLENNILLYISNLDKLPKDDLEKKIFDNLDYENTSFLNTIINNRNEIFWGIKLARASEQNRAEILNDMRKNELSSLVSDYLKEDASQKKRKANSLEDEYEPQQHAKKIIIEKNSILNIIDIDKFKFNQEEKLFTKSKVSLPEGSFKRIQPHYEEIHIPPPSRPAIKFDLIPITELPEWAKKAFPSNESHTLNTIQSKIYPTAFNSDSNILLCAPTGAGKTNVAMLTVLRSMHHYFNEKTSTFNLNNFKAVFIAPLKALVQEQTREFQRRLLPYGIRVSELTGDSNLTTQEMEKSHILVSTPEKWDIITRKNAENSIYGKIDLVIIDEIHLLHDQRGPVIENIVARSLRGHYSTRIPRLVGLSATLPNYMDVAKFLRVPDEGIFFFDSSYRPCPLSQQFCSITEKSSIKKLHAQNIACYDKTLESLSEGHQVIVFVHSRKDTARTAAWLRDQFSKNDHMNKLRKDDASSKHILTTESENAQNRQLQDLLKDGVGIHHAGLSREDRSLSEDLFADGLLQVLVSTATLAWGVNLPAHTVIIKGTEVYSPQHGTWLPLSPQDILQMLGRAGRPRYDTYGEGIIITNQSEIQYYLSILNQQLPIESQLMSSILDSINAEVVSNTITSRKDAIEWLKRTYLYVRMSISPETYNILPQENEEFKNTLNSFCISLTHSALLLLHQQNLLIYNPDLDVVMPTELGRVASYFYIKHSSMLTYCKELNSNCSVSDLFRIFAMSDEFNYVSIKQEEQQEMKALLEKIPIPIQNDAEENIIKISVLLQTYISRFSFEGFAINSDMIFITQNAGRLFRAMYEICWRKGWAKQAKYLLDICRSVDTRMWPLNSPLRQFSKCPPEVVQRMEASSVHWKDYLSLSSPSEVGQAIRSEKHGKQVYDFLQRFPKLNIKCTLQPITCSLIKFDLEIMPNWLWDKKVHGAMEQFTIILEDDSGDTILYSTTVFIREELMDLEHNIDFTIQLPTAFQKKLPPNFFISVISEKWWQCSYQVPIMLKNFKLPKKFAAPRQLTATEQITTSLINDVSKSPIYEFTQFNRIVSEVYHSLYMTNESTIVCSSKGTGKQIMAELALLNHWRQNKGRAIFISPYIDKIEFLLKSWTKKFSLLAGGKVINKLGSNQTKNLRLLAESHLLFATPEQFDIISRRWRQRKNIQRIELLLYDDIQEIGNGYYGAIYECIISRMLFIATQLEKHIRFVCLGSCLANAMDIGQWLDIKKDNVYNFSPQMRDSPIDIHLQSFELNNIQFSPIMLEKAFITAQKYCEENNICSAIYLSTKRVCISILPDIVKFAQSSNWDLVKADEDDIAEYCLKIKDPQLISSIKNGIGLLYSGMNKQDQEIVEELYSYGALSLLLISKNFSHSTPPLKSIIILGTSYYSALEHRYLNYSVSEILDMIGSCSDNSVMNKALILTDNNMKLLYKKFISDAVPIESYLQFNYHNQLINDISNSIVRSKQDCVDLLTFSFFYRRIHANPSYYGFSDTSQLGISAFLTELVIGSLTDLQNCSFIELINEEPVNTDSESIIPLNGCLISCHYNVNFISMELFINSLKPSSTLSQILEILSRASEFEDMNVDEFDLSFLKKLSRKVPLSFSRSPNQDPVAFKVFILLQAYFSGIGLSKEYKTDLKAILKKCIPLINAIIDILSGDGYLNSMTAMELSQMLVQGVWDTDSPLKQIPHFNSEILQKCNQKNVETVYDIMALEDDERESIITLDTNKLIETANFINNYPNIELAYSIIGNSEIKIGELKQIEVTVNRDEEPDTLQANTNKLIEEKNETWWLILGEMESKDLYAIKKISLSEETQKYTLEFSIAEEGEHSLTLWCVCDSYLDADKEVSASVTVYA; this is translated from the coding sequence ATGGATGAAGATGCAAGACAGAAAAAAGACAAAGTCAGGGAACTTTATCGTCATGATAAAATGTCAAATCAAGTCTTACAGACTGACAAAAGGTTTCATTCTAACAACTCTAATGCCATTTTAGATGCAGAAAAATCACAGCCTAAATCAATGGCTGGCAGAATCTCAATTCATGAAATGGGTAAGGATGCCAGACTTCAAGAGAGTGACGACGAAAAAGAACGAATACGAGAAAATGCAGCTAGATTGGAAGCAAAAAAGAGTGAAGTGgaacaacaaaaattagaattttcCTCTCATAGCACTAAAAATACTTTACTGAATACAGATACATCGGAAAGTTTGCATTATTATCCGAGTACTCAAGCCAACAAGCAAATATATCAAGATGCCTTGacttttattgaaaataattttggaaCTGATTTACCTcgtgatattattattagtattctTGATActttaatcttttcaataaaaacaGATAAAGAATCCAAACctgataaaattgaaaggCTTAAGGAAGAATTTCAAGAAGCGTTGATGCtggatattgataataaaaattttcaatctcTAGTAGAAATAGTGGAAGATATTACTGATTTTGGTGACAATACTTCTAAGAGTGAAAGAGAAGAACAAGTTCTTGCAGTTGTTGACTCTGATGATGAACTTTTAGAAAATACTGCTGAAACAAACACACTATTGAATGAACTAGAGGCAGACAATACCCATAATAATACTTCCACAAAAAATCATCCGATTAGAGAgccaataatttttgaaagctccaataaagatgaattaataaGTTTGGCAGACACCTCTCCCTTGaaagtaaaaatttattccGTCGATGAATACTATTTAGAAAGAAAACTAAAAACTATGCTGCCAGATTTGAAttataatcaattaaaagatttagaaaataatatattacttTATATCTCAAATTTGGATAAACTTCCTAAGgatgatttagaaaaaaaaatatttgacaACTTAGATTATGAAAATACGTCCTTTTTAAataccattattaataatagaaatgaaatattttgggGTATAAAATTAGCTAGAGCGTCTGAACAGAATCGAGCTgagattttaaatgatatgAGAAAAAATGAGCTCTCCTCATTAGTTTcagattatttaaaagaagacGCATCACAAAAGAAGAGAAAGGCAAATTCACTTGAAGATGAATATGAACCACAACAACATgcgaaaaaaattataatagagaaaaattcaattcttaatattatcGATATAGACAAATTTAAGTTTAACCAAGAAGAAAAGCTATTTACTAAAAGTAAAGTATCTCTACCAGAAGGGTCATTTAAAAGGATACAGCCGCACTACGAAGAGATTCATATCCCGCCCCCATCCAGACCAGcaataaaatttgatcTAATTCCTATCACAGAGCTTCCAGAATGGGCAAAAAAAGCCTTCCCATCCAATGAATCACATACATTAAACACAATACAATCTAAAATATACCCAACTGCATTTAATTCGGATTCTAATATCTTATTATGTGCTCCAACTGGTGCTGGGAAAACTAATGTAGCAATGCTTACAGTTTTGCGAAGTATGCACcattattttaatgaaaaaacaagcacctttaatttaaataactTTAAAGCAGTTTTTATTGCACCGCTGAAGGCATTAGTGCAAGAGCAGACAAGAGAATTTCAAAGAAGACTTCTCCCGTATGGCATAAGAGTATCTGAGTTGACGGgtgattcaaatttaacGACTCAAGAGATGGAAAAATCACATATCCTAGTATCAACACCCGAAAAGTGGGATATtattacaagaaaaaaCGCAGAAAATTCCATTTATGGGAAAATAGATTTAGtaattattgatgaaattcatttattacATGATCAAAGAGGTCCtgttattgaaaatattgttgcGAGAAGTTTAAGAGGTCATTATTCTACACGTATACCAAGATTAGTGGGTTTATCTGCTACCCTACCGAATTATATGGATGTAGCAAAGTTTCTGAGAGTTCCAGATGAGGgcatatttttctttgatagCTCGTATAGACCTTGTCCACTTTCTCAACAATTCTGTAGTATAACTGAAAAAAGTTCTATAAAAAAACTTCACGCTCAAAATATTGCCTGTTATGATAAAACATTAGAGTCACTTTCTGAAGGCCATCAAGTCATTGTATTTGTCCATTCCAGGAAAGATACAGCTCGCACTGCTGCATGGCTAAGAGACCAGTTTTCCAAAAATGATCACATGAATAAGCTGCGAAAAGATGATGCCAGTTCTAAACATATCTTAACTACAGAATCGGAAAATGCACAAAATCGACAGTTGCAAGACTTACTAAAGGATGGGGTTGGCATCCATCATGCTGGTCTTTCAAGAGAAGATAGATCATTATCTGAAGATTTATTTGCAGATGGCTTATTACAGGTCTTGGTATCAACTGCAACTCTAGCGTGGGGTGTAAACTTACCTGCTCATACAGTTATTATCAAAGGTACCGAAGTATACTCTCCCCAACATGGCACATGGCTCCCACTATCTCCCCAAGATATACTTCAAATGCTTGGTAGAGCAGGTCGTCCAAGATATGATACATATGGGGAAGGgataattattacaaatcaATCCGAAATTCAATActatttatcaatattgAATCAGCAATTACCAATTGAATCTCAATTAATGTCAAGCATACTAGATAGCATCAATGCTGAAGTGGTGTCAAATACTATTACTAGTAGAAAGGACGCAATTGAATGGTTAAAGCGAACTTATCTCTATGTACGTATGAGCATATCACCAGAAacttataatattttaccCCAAGAAAATGAGGAATTCAAGAATACATTGAATTCTTTTTGTATCTCATTAACTCATTCTGCCCTTTTATTGTTACATCAACAAAATCTGTTGATTTACAACCCGGATTTGGATGTAGTTATGCCGACTGAATTAGGTAGAGTTGCctcttatttttatattaagCATTCCTCAATGTTAACATATTGcaaagaattaaatagtAATTGTTCCGTTTCAGATCTCTTTAGGATTTTTGCTATGTCAGATGAGTTTAACTATGTTTCGATTAAACAGGAAGAACAGCAAGAGATGAAAGctttattagaaaagatACCAATACCAATACAAAATGATGCcgaagaaaatataatcaaaataagcGTATTACTTCAAACATATATTTCACGGTTTTCTTTTGAAGGATTTGCAATTAATTCTGATATGATATTTATTACTCAGAATGCCGGTAGATTATTTAGAGCAATGTATGAGATTTGCTGGAGGAAAGGCTGGGCAAAGCAGGCCAAATATCTTTTAGATATCTGTCGATCAGTCGATACACGTATGTGGCCACTTAATTCACCATTACGTCAATTTAGTAAGTGCCCTCCTGAAGTGGTTCAAAGGATGGAGGCCTCTAGTGTTCATTGGAAAGATTACTTATCATTGAGCTCACCTTCAGAGGTAGGCCAAGCCATCCGCTCCGAAAAGCATGGTAAACAGGTATATGACTTTCTTCAACGATTTCctaaattgaatataaaatgCACATTACAACCAATTACATGTAGTCTAATCAAAtttgatttagaaattaTGCCTAATTGGCTATGGGATAAAAAAGTACATGGAGCTATGGAACAGTTTACGATTATTTTAGAAGATGACAGTGGTGATACTATTCTTTACTCCACAACTGTGTTCATTAGAGAAGAATTAATGGATCTTGAGCATAACATTGATTTCACAATTCAACTTCCTACAGCATTTCAAAAGAAGTTACCtcctaatttttttatctcaGTTATATCTGAAAAATGGTGGCAATGCTCTTATCAGGTCCCAATTATGctcaaaaattttaaacttCCAAAAAAGTTTGCAGCTCCAAGACAATTGACTGCGACTGAGCAAATTACAacttctttaattaatgatgTTTCAAAATCACCTATATATGAGTTTACTCAGTTCAATAGGATTGTAAGTGAAGTATATCATTCTTTGTATATGACCAATGAGAGCACTATAGTATGTTCCTCTAAGGGAACAGGTAAGCAAATTATGGCAGAATTAGCTCTTTTGAACCATTGGCGTCAAAATAAGGGTCGAgcaatttttatttcaccttatattgataaaatcgaatttctattaaaaaGTTGGacgaaaaaattttcactGCTGGCTGGTGGTAAAgtcattaataaattaggTTCTaatcaaacaaaaaacTTAAGACTGCTCGCTGAGAGCCATTTGTTATTTGCTACACCGGAGCAATTTGATATCATCTCACGTCGTTGGAGACAGAGAAAAAACATCCAAAGAATCGAACTTTTATTATATGACGATATTCAAGAAATTGGAAATGGATATTATGGCGCAATATATGAATGTATTATTTCAAGAATGTTGTTCATTGCAACCCAACTAGAAAAGCATATTCGTTTTGTTTGCTTAGGCTCATGCTTAGCTAATGCAATGGATATAGGACAGTGGCTAGATATTAAGAAGGACAATGTTTACAATTTTTCTCCGCAAATGCGTGATAGCCCTATAGATATTCATCTAcaatcatttgaattaaataatattcagtTTTCACCAATCATGTTAGAAAAAGCTTTTATTACAGCTCAAAAATATTGcgaagaaaataatatatgcTCTGCAATTTACCTCTCTACAAAAAGAGTATGCATCTCTATTTTACCTGACATTGTTAAGTTTGCTCAAAGCAGCAATTGGGACCTAGTTAAAGCAGATGAGGATGATATTGCTGAATATTgcttaaaaataaaggatCCTCAATTGATTTCTTCGATCAAAAACGGTATTGGCTTACTATACTCAGGTATGAATAAACAAGATCAAGAAAttgttgaagaattatattcataTGGTGCCCTCTCACTTCTCttaatttccaaaaatttttcCCACTCAACTCCTCcattaaaatcaattattatcttaGGCACATCATACTATAGTGCTCTCGAACAtagatatttaaattattctgTTTCTGAGATATTGGATATGATCGGGTCATGCTCAGACAATAGTGTGATGAATAAAGCTTTAATATTGACAGATAACAATATGAAACTGCTgtacaaaaaatttatctcAGACGCAGTGCCAATAGAAAGTTACCTACAATTTAATTATCATAATCAGTTGATTAACGATATAAGTAATTCAATAGTTCGGTCAAAACAAGATTGTGTGGATTTACTTACAttctcatttttttatcgCCGTATCCATGCTAACCCAAGCTATTATGGTTTTTCTGATACCTCTCAATTAGGAATCTCAGCATTTTTGACAGAATTAGTGATAGGTTCCTTGACAGATCTTCAAAATTGCTCTTTTATTGAACTAATTAATGAAGAGCCTGTAAATACAGACTCAGAAAGTATAATCCCATTAAATGGCTGCCTGATCTCGTGTCATTACAACGTTAATTTTATAAGTATGgaattattcattaattcGTTGAAACCAAGCTCTACCTTGTCTcaaattttggaaattcTGTCCAGAGCATcagaatttgaagatatGAATGTGGATGAATTCgatctttcttttctaaaaaaGTTATCCCGTAAAGTGCCGCTATCATTTTCTAGGTCACCTAACCAAGATCCTGTTGcttttaaagtttttattCTATTGCAAGCATATTTTTCGGGCATTGGCTTATCGAAAGAGTACAAAACTGATCTGAAGgctatattaaaaaaatgcattcctttaattaatgctataatagatattttatCTGGCGATGGGTATTTAAACTCAATGACAGCAATGGAACTATCCCAGATGCTTGTTCAAGGTGTATGGGATACAGATTCTCCTTTGAAACAGATTCCCCATTTCAATTCAGAGATCCTTCAAAAATGTAATCAGAAAAATGTTGAAACAGTATATGATATTATGGCTTTAGAGGATGATGAAAGAGaaagtattattactttAGATACGAACAAACTAATTGAGACCgcaaattttattaataattacccaaatattgaattagcttattcaattattggaaactctgaaataaaaataggtGAATTAAAGCAAATTGAAGTTACGGTGAACAGAGATGAAGAACCTGACACTTTGCAAGCAAATACTAACAAAttaatagaagaaaaaaatgaaaccTGGTGGCTAATATTAGGTGAGATGGAATCTAAAGATCTGTACGCAATCAAGAAGATATCACTGTCTGAAGAGACTCAAAAATATACtttagaattttcaattgcAGAAGAAGGTGAACATTCTTTAACTTTATGGTGTGTGTGTGACTCTTATTTAGATGCCGATAAAGAAGTGTCTGCCAGTGTTACGGTTTATGCTTga